The genomic segment GCGAGCCTGCGGTCGTGGTGATATAGGTGAAATCCTCTGGCGACAGGTTATCGCTGTTCATCGGCGCGAAATCATAGGTCGTGGTGATCGCGAAGCCCAGGGTCTGGCCGTCGGGTGCCTCTCCCTTGAGCTGCGCCGACATCACGGTGCCGTCGTCGCCCGCCTTGTTTTCGGGGATCACCTGCCAGCCACGCTTGGCCTCGATCTCCTTCGCAAGGGTCCGGCCCTGCACGTCGGTCCCGCCGCCGGCTCCATAGCCGATCCACAGGCGGATCGGGCCGTCAGGGTTCCATTCGGCCAGCGCGGGCCCGGCGGCCAGCAGGGCGGTAGCGGCGGTGGTCATCAGAATACGTTTCATGGTCTCTCCACTGTTGATTGGGTTGTTTGTTTTTTTGGGTCGTCAGAAGCCCGGTTTGCTTTCCACCAGTTCCATTGGGCGGTGGCCCCGGGGCAATTCGAAGCGTTGGATCAGTTGCAGCCTGTCTTGAGCGTCATGCTCATGGGCGTCCCAGATCATCCCCACATGAGGCGCGGCAAGGTCGAGATGCTGGCACGCCTGTCGCGACAGCAGATCGGCGCGCGCCTCGTGGCGGACTTTGGCGGTTCGGATCTGGAACTGTTCCCAGAGCATGCGATGATAGGAAATCCCGTGCAGCTCCTCTAAGGGGCGCGACAGCAGCGCTTCGGCGTGGTCGAACCGCAAGTACATAGTGCCGAAGGCAGGTTGCGATCCGGTGACCCAGACCAACCTGTCGATGCGGATCACCTGCTCGGCTTCGAAGCCGATGAGCAGCGGCCCGGATTCGGCGGTGGGCAGACGCTGGATATCGACAACCCGGGTATAGGGCATCTTCCAATCCCCCGTCTCGGGGTCGCGGAAGCGGTAGACATGCACCTCGGGCACTTGATGACGTGCGTCGGCGATGAAGCTGCCGCGCTTGCGGTGGCGCACGATCAGCCCCTGCTCGACCAGCCGCGACAGGCCCTTTTGCACCGTGGACAGGCCGATGGGCAGCGCGGCGGCGATCTCGGTCTCGCCGGGAAGCTGGCCGCCGGGCGCGAAGGTCCCGTCCTGAATGCAGCGGGTAAAAGCCTCGCTCAGACGCAGGTACTTGGGCCGACCCTTGCCATCGGGAGCCGTGTCTTCCCATGCGGTGACCAAGGTCTCGAGGGACAGTCTATCTGACGAGATTTCCATACAACTATCATAGAACGAGGGGTATTGCACTTGTCAACTACGTAGTTAATAATTGTCACAGGAATATATTGCAGCGTTGAGAGGGTGGAGATGAGCGAAGAATGGGCAGTGGCAACCGGACACCCCACCGCCACCGGGGCTGCGGAGCGGGTGCTGCGCGCAGGCGGCAACGCCGTGGATGCCGGGGTGGCCGCCGGGATAGCGCTGGCCGTTGTGCAGCCCGATCTGGTGTCCTTTGCCGGGGTCGCGCCGGTAATCCTCTATGACGCGGCGCGCGAGCATGTGACCAGCTATGACGGTGTCGGGGTCTGGCCGCAGGCCGCTGACGTGGTGCAGATGCAGCGCGATCACGGTGACCACGTGCCCGAGGGCCTGCTGCGCACCGTCGTCCCCGCCGCCCCGGCAAGCTGGATCAAGGTTCTGGCGACCCACGGCACTTTCGGTTTCGGCGATGTCGCGCAAGAGGCGGTGCAGGCCGCCCGCGATGGTTTCGACGTCTATCCCCTGCTGGCCGATTTCATCGCATCGCGGGTGGAAAAATACGCGCGCTTTCCGTCCACGGCGGCGATCTTCCTCCCCGATGGCCGCCCGCCGAAGGTCGGAGAGCTTTTCGTTCAGACTGACCTTGCAAAAACCTTGCAACTGCTGATCGACGCCGAAAGCGCCACCCGTGCCGAGGGTGGAGATCGGCGCGCCGGCCTGGCCGCCGCCCGTGCGGCTTTCTACACTGGCCCGATCGCGCAAAAGATCGTTGCCTTTCACGCCAAGGACGGCGGCCTGCTGCGGGCCGAGGACCTCTCCTCGTACGAGGTCCGCGAAGAGCCTACCTTCGCCGTCGAATTCCGGGGCACGCAAATCCACTGCTGCGGCGCGTGGTGCCAGGGCATCTCAATGGCGCAGACGCTTGCCATGCTAGAGCAGGCCGGCCCTGACGCCACCCGCGACAAGGAACAGATTAAACTGCATTTCTTGCTCGAAGTGCTGAAACGAGTGTTCGCCGACCGCGAAGCGCATGTCACCGACCCTCGCTACATGCAGATCGCCCCCGAGGCACTGCTGGACCCCGCCTTCATCGCAGACCGGCTGCGCAGCATTCAAGAGACCTCCGATCCGCTTCCTGCCCCTATGGCCCCGGCTCTTGCGGCTTCGGGCGAACGCCCGGTGTTCGAGGTAGGCTGCGCCGATACATCTCACGTCAGCGTCATCGACGGTGCCGGCAACATCTTCTCCGCCACCCCGAGCGATCCAAGCTATGACACCGTGGTGATCCCCGGCACCGGGCTGTCGGTCTCCTCACGCGGGTCGCAGAGCCGTGCGATCCCTGGTCACCTAAATGCTCTCGCACCGGGCAAGCGTCCGCGGCTCACACCGAACCCTATTCTGGGACTGAAGGATGGCAAACCTTGGCTCGCCATGGGCACGCCCGGCGGCGACGTACAGGTTCAGGCCATGGCGCAGGTATTGTTAGGCATGCTGGACCACGGACAGGCTCCGCATGCGGCGGTCGAGGCGCCCCGCGTGGCTTCATATGCCTATCCCGGCAGCTTCGCGCCACATGACGTCCATCCTAACAAGGTGCTATACGAAGCGGATCTGCCACTGGAGCAGATAAAGGACTTACGCGCACGCGGACATGATCTCGAAGAATGGCCCGCCCGAACCTGGATGGCGGGCGGGATCTGCATCGCCCTGCGCGACGGGGCCGGCGTGGACGCGGTCGCCGACCCGCGGCGCGCGGGCACGGCCAAAACTGGAGCGAAACCATGACAACGGACATTTGCAAACGCATCGCCGATCAGAACATACCGCTGAAGGAGGCGTTTGACCTCTGCGGTGAAGCTCTCGACAATCAGTTGTTCACCGCGATGCGCTTCCACGCCACAACGATGGAGGTGGAACGCCTTCACTCTACCTTGCCCGAGAGCTACCCCGTCAGCGGTCGCAAACCAAAGCGGGATACGGAATGGGGCAAAAACGTTCTGATCGACCGAAAGATCAACCTCGGTTTCGGGGCCGCTGATATCAGATGGGCATTTTCGGATTACGAAACCATTCTTGGGCTCGGGCTCAATGCTGTGTTGAATGTTCCGATTGTTCGTGACCAATCGGTTTTGGGTACGGTCAATTACTTGCGTGGCGATCCGGCCTTCAGTTCGCGAGAAGTGGAGATCGCAGAACAAGTTGCTGCTGCACTGGCCGATCGAAGTGAACTGCTAAACTAACTTTAATACGCCATGGTGCCGTAAGCATCATTTATTCTCGCCGTCTGTTAGTCGCCACCGAGACGCATCTTTGGGCGTATTTTGTTGAAAAACTCTTCCTTAATCGCGGCCTGAACTGCTGATTCAATTCCTTTATTCGGGGGGAGTATTGGCGATGATGGGACCACGACAGGAGGCGCAACCGGCGCTGTTCTACGAGTTCTCGCTGGAGGATCATGTTCCCCAAGATCACCTGCTTCGATCCATTGATCGGTTCGTTGACCTGAGCAGCATCCGCGCCCACCTTGCGGATTTCTACAGCCATACCGGCCGCCCGTCGGTCGACCCCGAGCTGCTGATCCGGATGTTGCTGGTCGGCTATTGCTTCGGCATTCGCTCTGAGCGACGGCTTCTGCGAAGAGGTGCATCTGAACCTCGCGTATCGCTGGTTCTGCCGTCTCGATCTGAGCGACCGGGTCCCGGATCACTCGACGTTTTCCAAGAACCGGCATGGGCGTTTTCGCGACAGCGAACTGCTGCGCCACCTGTTTGAGACGACTGTCGCGCGCTGCATCGCCGAAGGTCTGGTCAGCGGCCAGCGAATGGCGATTGACGCCAGCCTGATCGAAGCCGATGCGAACAAGCAGAACTCCACGCCGAAGGAAGACTGGGACGCAGCGCACATTGATCCGGCTGATGCGCCCCGCGCCGTGCGCGAGTATCTCGACACGCTGGATAAGGCTGCATTTGGCGCGGCCAGCGAGGTGCAGCCCAAGTTCACCTCGCATTCTGATCCCGCCAGCCAATGGACGGCGGCGCGTAAGGGTCCGGCATTCTTCAGCTATTCCGATAACTACCTGATAGACACGGATCACGGTGTCATATTGGACGTTGAAGGCACCCGTTCGATCCGACAAGCCGAGGTTGGATCGACCCAGACCATGCTTACACGGGTGAAAGCCAAGTTCGGCCTGGTCCCCGACTGGATGATCGCCGACACAGCCTATGGTTCAGGCCCCATGCTCGGCTGGCTCGTGGAACGCAAGATCGATCCTTACATCCCTGTGATCGACAAGGCCGGACGCCCAGATGGGACCTGGACACGCACAGATTTTGACTGGGATGCGATGAACGACCAATACATCTGCCCCGAGGGCCACGCGCTCAAACAGTTCCGCCGGAATTACTCTGATCCAAGCCGGGGGCCGACGGGCAAGGGCACCGCGCGCTATCGCGCCTTGAAAGAAGTCTGCCAGGTCTGCCCTTCCAAGCAAAAATGCTGCCCCAACGCTGAGGCGCGCAAGATCACCCGCGAGGAGCACGAAGACGCGCGTCAGGTTGCCAGAGATTTGGCCAATACTGAAGAATATCAGATTGCGATGAAGCTCAGAAAAAAGGTCGAAATGCTCTTTGCCCACCTCAAACGCATTCTCGGGCTGGGACGACTGCGATTACGTGGCCCATGCGGTGCAAATGACGAATTCCTCCTCGCCGCCACCGCCCAAAACCTCCGCAAACTGGCTAAGATTTTTCCTGCACCGCAGCAAACGCGCAAAGCCTGATAGGAAAGACGCTCGCGCGCTCTTCAAAGCGCAGCTTTCTGCGCAAGCAACACGCTGTTTTTCCACAGAATGGGCGGAAACCGGTCTTTCGCCGCAGACGCGCCCTATACTTGCCGAGGCAGAGGAAGCCAACATCCACCCCAGTATTGCATGAGATCTTTCGCTGCATCGCCGCAAGGCTGCTCTGAGCCCCTTAGTGACCGTGTCACGCTTGGAGCTATGCGCAGTCGCAACCTCGCATTCTTTGCAGGCGACGGCCCAAACCGGAGTTGGTCAAACTCGATATGTTGCACCGGGGCTATCAAGAGGCAGTTATTTGGGAGTTAGTCTTCATTTTTGGGCGTAACACGCACTCCAGAAACTCGACGCGGTTACCGCATGCGAATTCTGGACACTTCGACTTCAAACGATATAGCGGTCCCAACTGCCATAATGCTCCGCGTTGCGCTTTCCACGCGGCAGGGTCAACCCGAGCAGCGCGACGCCCGACAGCACACCGATCAGGCTGCCCGCGATGGTGCCGCCTCCCAGAACCCAAGGTGCCACGATCAGCCACAGCCCAAAGCCAATGTTCAAAAACCGAAACGGCCGCGCAACTTCGGCCCAGGCGATGACAGCGGTCGTCAGCACCAATGCGCCAACCAAGTGATCACTGCCCGCCAGCGGCAGGGCATTGTCAAAAATCGCACGCGACAACATCAAAAACAGGCCGATGGCAGCGCTCACCCCTAAGGTCCAAGGCACAGTGACCCCCCGCGCACTTTGCCGGGCGATCTCGCGAGGGTGCGCATCAAAACTCATCGTGCCGCCTTTGCTTGAGCCCGGCAGCGCATCGCCCCGGAAAAACGCCCGCCAAAAGGGGCGCCCACGGCGGGTGTTCCAGACCATGAACTGCAGCATCGCGACGATTTCATCCAAAGAGAACGGGATCATGATCAGCATCGCGGCGGCGGCCAGCAGACAGATCGTGCAATAGGTTCCGATTGCGATGGGCTGGATGATAATAAAATAGATGCTGATCACCCCCAGCGGACCTACGACAATGCCAAAAAGCGCCACCATCCACGGCATCGTGCGCCAGCGCATACGGCTGCCCATAACCCCCATAAGGATCTCGAACATATAGCTCATCGCCCCCAAGCCACCGTCAGCGATGGGCCAAGCCTTGGAGACATCTGAGGTAACAATATATTCGCTGCCGTTGAGGTTGGATGGAGAGGAAAAGAACGGCTCCCAGATTCCATCGACATGCCCCAATTGATAGGCCGAGAGAATGCGCGATAGCAGGAAACCGACCACCCCGAGCGCGATAATTGGCACCCGCTGGACGTAAGTGGAGGGGCAATAGGTCCACCCCGGCGGAATGTCCCCGTCGTCCATCATGCCCTCGCGCGACATGCCGGGCATCATCGGGATCAGGATCGTCAGCGCGATCACCAGCGCGCCGATCAGGGTGTCATTGGCATAAACCGCAGGGTCAGGCGTCCAGAACACCAAGGGCGCGGCAAGCAGCCAGACCCCAAGCGCCGCGTTCGCCCATTGCGCCCAACCGTTGCCGGGTTTCATCGAGATGAAGGCCAGCGCGGTGATGGCCAGACCGGTAAAGACATTGTTCCACGCCGTAAGCCAACTGCGCATTGAAGCCGCCCAGAGCCCGCGATCTTCGGTCACGCGCTGCACGGCGGCGCTGAATTCGGTCTGGTCAAATGTTCCGAACACCGAGGGCGCGGTGGCGAGCCAGAGGCCCAATGCCGCAACCAGCCAATGCACCCAAAGCATTTGGAAATGCATCATGCGCATATGTTTGTCGTGCTCGCGCACAGCAATTTGCTGTCCGGCGGCACCCTCGTCTTTCTCCTCGGCTGCAGCCTTTTCTGCCGCCTGCTCCACCTTGGCCGCAGAAACCCGTGCGGCGTTCAAGCCGTTGTCCTTATACCAGCGATACGGATCGTCTTTCAGCTTTTGCAGCATGAGGGGCATATCGTGACGCAGGCTGTGCTTCGGGGTCCATCCCAGATGCTCCTTAGCCTGTGACAGATCAAGCTCGTAGTGATCGCTGGAGATATCCACCATCCACGCACGGATAAAGGCGTCCTCGCCAAAAATGCGGTTCTCGGCCCATGCCCCAAGTTTCGCGGCGGCGGGCGGGATATTCCATGTCACCCAATCTTCGCCATGCAGTTCGCGTCCGATCAACCGCTGCAATTCGCCAAAGGGGATTGGCTCAGCTTCGCCCAACAACACGGGAAAGACTTCCGGCAGGGTCTGGCGGCGGTCGACGATGCGTTCAATGGCATTGAGGAGATCGTCGAGATGCAAAAACGCCTGTCCGCGGGACAGGTCACCGGGATAAACTTTACCGCTCAGCCGCTTTTCGCAAATACGGGATATTTGATGAGCCAAGAAGGTCGAATGCCCGTCATCATCGTAGATGCCAGCAGGCCGCATGAGAACAAGTTTTTCCTCGCCCTTTTCCTCGCGCAACATCGCCTCGGTGCGGATTTTCGAGGCGCGGTAGGGCAGCTTGGGGTCGAAGGGTGCTTCTTCGTCTATCTTGTCGCCTTGCACGGTGGGCGCATGTGCCAGCATGGTGGAGGTGAAAATGAACTGCTCTAACTCAAAATCTTGCAGCCCTTTCAGCAGCCGCTTGCTCCCCTCTACCGTCACCGCGTCATAGGCCGGATCGTCTTCTCCGCTCAGGTCAAAAAACGCCGCAAGATGGACGCAGGCCGCGATACGGTCTCCGTAGGCCAACCGCAGTCGCGCCAAGGCTTTGTCGACGCTGCCCTGGTCAGTGATGTCGAAACAAACACATTCAGCCTGATGGGGCGGATGCGGGGGCGAGCTGCGGTCCAACCCCACAACGCGGTAATTTTCGTGCAACCGCTTAACGACCGCCGCACCAAGATAGCCGCTTGATCCGGTCACGACGATGACTGGCTTATCGGACGTCTCCATGCCCCACCTACCGTCTTACTTGCGCAGATATTTCACCAACGCCGCAATCATCAAAACCAAGAGCACGATAACCAGAAGCCAGCCGACCCCCATGCCAAACATCATGCCACCGCCCATCATATCACCGTTCATCATCGCTTTTCTCCTTACTGAGCCCCTCCGAAACTAGGTTATACAGACTCAACCAACCTCCTCCGCTGGAAGGTTCCGACATAGTTTCACCCGATTGCTCCCAGGATTGGGAATGTTTCCAATAGCCACCAAGAAAAGGCGCTAAGCTGACCCGTCATCATCCCGATCCCCATCAGGACCATGACCGCGCCCGCCACTTGATGCAGACGCCGCCCGACCGCACCAATCGTCCGCAAGCGCGTTGCAACCTGATCGGTAAAAGCGGCCACGATCAAAAACGGCACGCCAAGACCTGCCGAATAGATCCCTAACAGCCAGACGCCTTCTGATATCGTGGCGCTTGCTGCACTGGCTGTCAGGATCGCACCAAGGATCGGTCCAATACAGGGGGTCCAACCAAAGCCGAAGGCAAGGCCCAGGACATAGGCCGCCACCGGCTGCCCGCCGGGAAGGTCGAGGTTAAACCGCAGGTCACGCTCCATTGTTTGAACGCGCGCGGCCCCCAGCATGAACAACCCAAACAGGATCACGACCGCGCCCCCGATCAGGTTCAGCTCGAACCGCCAGCGCAAGAGCGCCTGCCCCAATGCTGTGGCCGATGCACCGAGCGCCATGAAGATCGTTGAGAACCCCAACACAAAGCAGAAGCTCAGCCAAACCGCTTGGCTCCGACTACGCTCCGCGCCCGCGGCGCCAGTGCGCCCGGCAATATAAGAGACGTAGCCCGGCACCAGTGGCAAGACACAGGGCGAGACAAAGGAGATCGTTCCGGCCAGTAAAGCGGCAATCACCCCGAGGGAGGAGACATCAAGCACCCGGCGCCTCCTTCCCCTTTGATAAGCGCCTGAGCGCACCGAAGTAAGCTGCGAAAGGCACGACGAGCCATTGCAACATCGGTGTCAGTCCTGCGTCGATGAACGGGATGACTGGCATGATCTCGCGGTAGGCCCAAGCCTCACGGACCTCGATATTGAGCCATTCGCTAAAAATCGTGTATCCAAACCCGATCGCTATCATCGCGGTGAATACGGGATAGACCCGCGCCCGTGGCCATGCGCCTGTGCTAAAGATGAACAACGCAAGCAGAAGGCTGCTCATGGCGATTAGCAGGTCGCCTCCGGTGCAATGGACCACGGCAAAGATGATATCGCCCCATGTCCCCTCAACCCAGATTGTATAGAGCGGAATATGGGCAACCTCCCAAAAAAGGTGCCCCAGCAGCGTTAGCAAGGCAAAACGGCGCAGGGTGGTGAGCCAATGTGGCCTGACCAGACTTTGGCTTGTCATTGAAACCACCCCGTTATGCGTTGCCAAAAACCGGGTTCGGCATGGGGCCGCTGGTGCGTCAGCCCGTTGATGTAAAGAACGAGGTTTATCGGCTCAAAGTCTGACCCGTGGAATATGCCAACCTGCGCACCCTCACGGTTGAGCAAATGCACCATCGGGGCTCCATCTTTCCGGGCGCTCACAGAGGCGAAGGCATTCACCGTGTCACCAAGGCGATCAACGTCGGAAAGTTGCGCAGCTGTCCAGTTCTGCTCGGCCGGGACCGCAGGTGCCGTATCGCGCAGGGTGACAAAGATGACCATTTCGCGCATGGCACTGGCATTGAGCGCGGCAAGCGTTTTGCTGAGTTGGTCCTGCTGCGCGTCACAGGGGCTGCCGCAAGCATCAGGAGCAAAACTAAGCACCGTGATCTTGCCCCTCATTGCGTCCAGAGAGCCCGTGTCGCCATCTGGTGCCGTCCATTTCACCTCTGGCACCTCTCGCGCCGCAATGGGTTCAAACGCGGCCTCCTTGCCCACCATCGCTTGGTTCAGGTTCTCCCCTGGGTGGTCCCCAAAGGCAGGCGTTACGGTGAACAGCATCGCGGCGCAAATGCGCGCAGCCCGCAACCCGAAGCGGGGTGGTAACAGTAAATTCTGTGTCAATGGTTTCTCTTCTCTTTCGCGATGCGCATAGAAATTTGTTCAGCCATTTCTTCGACCGGCTGCGCGCTTTCGAGAAATACAGCATCAAACCGACCGTCAGGGGCCATCAGGTAAATGTGACCCGCATGGGCCATCATGTAGCCGTCCGGCGCGGTCTCGTTCGAGAGTTTCTCATGGTAGACCTTGAAGGCATCCGCTGCCGCGGAAACCTGCGCTGTGCTGCCCGTCAACCCGGTCAATTGCGGATGGAAATTTGCAACATAGTCCTTGAGAACCTCAGGT from the Sulfitobacter pontiacus genome contains:
- a CDS encoding cytochrome c biogenesis CcdA family protein — its product is MLDVSSLGVIAALLAGTISFVSPCVLPLVPGYVSYIAGRTGAAGAERSRSQAVWLSFCFVLGFSTIFMALGASATALGQALLRWRFELNLIGGAVVILFGLFMLGAARVQTMERDLRFNLDLPGGQPVAAYVLGLAFGFGWTPCIGPILGAILTASAASATISEGVWLLGIYSAGLGVPFLIVAAFTDQVATRLRTIGAVGRRLHQVAGAVMVLMGIGMMTGQLSAFSWWLLETFPILGAIG
- a CDS encoding NAD-dependent epimerase/dehydratase family protein; amino-acid sequence: METSDKPVIVVTGSSGYLGAAVVKRLHENYRVVGLDRSSPPHPPHQAECVCFDITDQGSVDKALARLRLAYGDRIAACVHLAAFFDLSGEDDPAYDAVTVEGSKRLLKGLQDFELEQFIFTSTMLAHAPTVQGDKIDEEAPFDPKLPYRASKIRTEAMLREEKGEEKLVLMRPAGIYDDDGHSTFLAHQISRICEKRLSGKVYPGDLSRGQAFLHLDDLLNAIERIVDRRQTLPEVFPVLLGEAEPIPFGELQRLIGRELHGEDWVTWNIPPAAAKLGAWAENRIFGEDAFIRAWMVDISSDHYELDLSQAKEHLGWTPKHSLRHDMPLMLQKLKDDPYRWYKDNGLNAARVSAAKVEQAAEKAAAEEKDEGAAGQQIAVREHDKHMRMMHFQMLWVHWLVAALGLWLATAPSVFGTFDQTEFSAAVQRVTEDRGLWAASMRSWLTAWNNVFTGLAITALAFISMKPGNGWAQWANAALGVWLLAAPLVFWTPDPAVYANDTLIGALVIALTILIPMMPGMSREGMMDDGDIPPGWTYCPSTYVQRVPIIALGVVGFLLSRILSAYQLGHVDGIWEPFFSSPSNLNGSEYIVTSDVSKAWPIADGGLGAMSYMFEILMGVMGSRMRWRTMPWMVALFGIVVGPLGVISIYFIIIQPIAIGTYCTICLLAAAAMLIMIPFSLDEIVAMLQFMVWNTRRGRPFWRAFFRGDALPGSSKGGTMSFDAHPREIARQSARGVTVPWTLGVSAAIGLFLMLSRAIFDNALPLAGSDHLVGALVLTTAVIAWAEVARPFRFLNIGFGLWLIVAPWVLGGGTIAGSLIGVLSGVALLGLTLPRGKRNAEHYGSWDRYIV
- a CDS encoding GAF domain-containing protein — translated: MTTDICKRIADQNIPLKEAFDLCGEALDNQLFTAMRFHATTMEVERLHSTLPESYPVSGRKPKRDTEWGKNVLIDRKINLGFGAADIRWAFSDYETILGLGLNAVLNVPIVRDQSVLGTVNYLRGDPAFSSREVEIAEQVAAALADRSELLN
- a CDS encoding gamma-glutamyltransferase family protein is translated as MSEEWAVATGHPTATGAAERVLRAGGNAVDAGVAAGIALAVVQPDLVSFAGVAPVILYDAAREHVTSYDGVGVWPQAADVVQMQRDHGDHVPEGLLRTVVPAAPASWIKVLATHGTFGFGDVAQEAVQAARDGFDVYPLLADFIASRVEKYARFPSTAAIFLPDGRPPKVGELFVQTDLAKTLQLLIDAESATRAEGGDRRAGLAAARAAFYTGPIAQKIVAFHAKDGGLLRAEDLSSYEVREEPTFAVEFRGTQIHCCGAWCQGISMAQTLAMLEQAGPDATRDKEQIKLHFLLEVLKRVFADREAHVTDPRYMQIAPEALLDPAFIADRLRSIQETSDPLPAPMAPALAASGERPVFEVGCADTSHVSVIDGAGNIFSATPSDPSYDTVVIPGTGLSVSSRGSQSRAIPGHLNALAPGKRPRLTPNPILGLKDGKPWLAMGTPGGDVQVQAMAQVLLGMLDHGQAPHAAVEAPRVASYAYPGSFAPHDVHPNKVLYEADLPLEQIKDLRARGHDLEEWPARTWMAGGICIALRDGAGVDAVADPRRAGTAKTGAKP
- a CDS encoding GntR family transcriptional regulator — encoded protein: MEISSDRLSLETLVTAWEDTAPDGKGRPKYLRLSEAFTRCIQDGTFAPGGQLPGETEIAAALPIGLSTVQKGLSRLVEQGLIVRHRKRGSFIADARHQVPEVHVYRFRDPETGDWKMPYTRVVDIQRLPTAESGPLLIGFEAEQVIRIDRLVWVTGSQPAFGTMYLRFDHAEALLSRPLEELHGISYHRMLWEQFQIRTAKVRHEARADLLSRQACQHLDLAAPHVGMIWDAHEHDAQDRLQLIQRFELPRGHRPMELVESKPGF